From the Agromyces laixinhei genome, the window CCTGCCGCATCTCGCCCCGGGCGCCCGCATCGTGTTCGTCACGAGTCACCAGGCGCACTTCATCCGCACGGTGCCGACGATGCCCGAGTACGAGGCCGTCGCCCTCTCGAAGCGAGCCGGCGAAGACGCGCTCCGCGCGAAGCTCCCCGAACTCGAGGCAGCCGGGTTCGAGTTCGTCGTGGTCTCGGGCGACATGATCGAGGGCACCATCACCGCCACCCTGCTCGAGCGCGCGAACCCCGGGGCGATCGAGGCCCGCAAGCACGATGCCGGGCGGTTGTTCAACGTCGCGGAGTTCGCAGCCGAGGTCGCCTCGGCCGCGGTCGACGCGGTGCCGGCCGAGAACACCCGCTACGTCGGCGACACTTCGGGCTTCGATCGTGGAGAGAAGGCCTGAGGCACTGCGCCGACTCGTTCCCAGATGACGGAAGGCCGGCCGAAGCGAGAGCTTCGGCCGGCCTTCCGCGTTCGTTCGGCTAGGCGGCCGCGTGGGTGACGCCGCGTCCGAAGGTGAACGCGCGCACGATCTGCACGATGCCGAGCACGACCAGGCTGATGCCCGCGAACCAGAATAGGAATACCGCGCCCCAGAGCGGCGAGAACAGCAGCACGATTCCGGCGACGAGGCTCAGGATGCCGAAGAAGATCGCCCACCCCTTGGAGCCGGCGTCACTCGACTGGGCGAGTGCGACGATGCCCTCGACGATCCAGAGGATGCCGACGAGGATGCCGAGGAAGATGCCGAGGAAGACGGCGGACTCATTCGGGTTGGAGAGCACGATGACGCCGCCGACCACGAACAGCAGCCCGAGGATGATGTCGAGCGTGCGGGCGCCGCCTGAGATGCCCTTCGAGAAGATGCCGAGGCCGAGGTAGGCGATTCCGGCGATCAGGAAGTAGAGGCCGAACAGCCACGCGATCGCGATCGCGGACTTCTCGGGCGCGAACGTGATGAACAGGCCGATGATGAGCGCGACGGCCCCGCTGATGCCGAGCGTCGCACGAACGGTGTTGATCGCCGATTTCGTCAGCGACGAGGCGTCGAGCGTGAATGACGCGAAGACCCCGGTGGGCTGCGACGTGGTCATGATGAGTCCCTTCCGGCGGCAGGCACCGCGCAACGTCAGGGTAGGGCCGGTGCGCACCTGAGTGTTGGATGTGAAACGGCGAGTCGCGGCATGGCGCGACGCGAGTGTATGGATGAGCTGAGCCCGTTTCCGTCGCCCGGGCTGCGCAGGAATCGAGAAGCGGGGGAGCGCGCGGGCGACTAGCGTTCCGTCATGGACATCACGATTCACTCCAGCTTCCTGCCGCACACCGACCCCGATGCA encodes:
- a CDS encoding HdeD family acid-resistance protein, with protein sequence MTTSQPTGVFASFTLDASSLTKSAINTVRATLGISGAVALIIGLFITFAPEKSAIAIAWLFGLYFLIAGIAYLGLGIFSKGISGGARTLDIILGLLFVVGGVIVLSNPNESAVFLGIFLGILVGILWIVEGIVALAQSSDAGSKGWAIFFGILSLVAGIVLLFSPLWGAVFLFWFAGISLVVLGIVQIVRAFTFGRGVTHAAA
- a CDS encoding SDR family oxidoreductase, with amino-acid sequence MTNPLASGSLEGRVALVTGSSRGIGADTARLLARAGASVVINYRSKAPRAEKVVGEIMADGGTAIAVGADLTDAASVAAMFERTAAELGPIDILVLNASGGMETGMGDDYAMRLNRDAQVNVVDGALPHLAPGARIVFVTSHQAHFIRTVPTMPEYEAVALSKRAGEDALRAKLPELEAAGFEFVVVSGDMIEGTITATLLERANPGAIEARKHDAGRLFNVAEFAAEVASAAVDAVPAENTRYVGDTSGFDRGEKA